One window of Trifolium pratense cultivar HEN17-A07 linkage group LG5, ARS_RC_1.1, whole genome shotgun sequence genomic DNA carries:
- the LOC123883901 gene encoding ATP-citrate synthase beta chain protein 1 → MATGQLFSRTTQALFYNYKQLPIQRMLDFDFLCGRETPSVAGIINPGSEGFQKLFFGQEEIAIPVHASIEAASAAHPTADVFINFASFRSAAASSMSALKQPTIRVVAIIAEGVPESDTKQLIAYARANNKVVIGPATVGGIQAGAFKIGDTAGTIDNIIHCKLYRPGSVGFVSKSGGMSNELYNSIARVTDGIYEGIAIGGDVFPGSTLSDHVLRFNNIPQVKMIVVLGELGGRDEYSLVEALKQGKVTKPVVAWVSGTCATLFKSEVQFGHAGAKSGGDLESAQGKNQALREAGAVVPTSYEAFETSIKETFDKLIEAGKIPPVKEFTPPQIPEDLSFAIKSGKVRAPTHIISTISDDRGEEPCYAGVPMSSIIEKGFGVGDVISLLWFKRSLPRYCTQFIEICIMLCADHGPCVSGAHNTIVTARAGKDLVSSLVSGLLTIGPRFGGAIDDAARYFKDAHDRGLTPYEFVEGMKKKGIRVAGIGHRIKNRDNKDKRVELLQKFARTHFPSVKYMEYAVQVETYTLTKANNLVLNVDGAIGSLFLDLLAGSGMFTKQEIDEIVEIGYLNGLFVLARSIGLIGHTFDQKRLKQPLYRHPWEDVLYTK, encoded by the exons ATGGCAACCGGACAACTATTCTCCCGTACGACACAAGCTCTGTTTTATAACTACAAGCAACTTCCCATCCAGCGGATGCTTGATTTTGACTTCCTTTGCG GAAGGGAAACACCATCAGTTGCTGGAATAATTAATCCGGGTTCTGAAGgatttcaaaaactattttttggTCAGGAGGAAATTGCCATCCCAGTTCATGCTTC CATTGAAGCAGCTAGTGCTGCACATCCTACTGCCGATGTCTTCATCAATTTTGCATCGTTTAGGAG TGCTGCTGCGTCATCCATGTCTGCTTTGAAGCAGCCTACAATTAGAGTTGTTGCTATTATTGCTGAAGGAGTACCTGAGTCAGACACAAAGCAATTGATTGCATATGCCCGGGCAAACAATAAG GTTGTTATTGGCCCAGCCACTGTTGGAGGCATTCAAGCCGGGGCTTTTAAAATTGGTGACACAGCTGGAACAATTGACAATATAATCCACTGCAAGCTCTACAGGCCTGGATCTGTTGGATTTGTTTCTAAATCT GGTGGGATGTCCAACGAATTATACAACTCCATTGCCCGTGTAACTGATGGCATTTATGAAG GCATTGCTATTGGAGGGGATGTTTTCCCAGGTTCCACTCTATCTGACCACGTGTTACGGTTTAACAACATACCACAG GTTAAAATGATAGTAGTACTTGGAGAGCTTGGTGGGCGTGATGAATATTCCTTAGTGGAAGCGCTAAAACAAGGGAAAGTGACCAAACCTGTTGTTGCCTGGGTTAGTGGAACCTGTGCAACACTCTTCAAATCGGAAGTACAATTTGGCCATGCT GGAGCTAAAAGTGGTGGTGACTTGGAGTCTGCTCAAGGGAAGAATCAGGCACTAAGAGAAGCTGGAGCTGTTGTTCCTACTTCGTACGAAGCTTTTGAAACTTCGATTAAAGAAACATTTGACAAATTG ATTGAAGCAGGGAAAATACCACCAGTGAAGGAATTCACTCCTCCACAAATCCCTGAGGACCTTAGCTTTGCAATCAAGAGTGGGAAAGTCCGTGCTCCAACTCATATCATTTCCACCATTTCTGATGATAGAG GTGAGGAGCCATGCTATGCTGGTGTACCCATGTCTTCCATTATTGAAAAGGGTTTCGGTGTTGGTGATGTTATCTCTCTTTTGTGGTTTAAGCGAAGCCTACCCCGTTACTGTACTCAATTTATCGAG ATATGCATCATGTTATGTGCCGATCACGGTCCTTGTGTCTCTGGTGCTCACAATACTATTGTAACAGCAAGGGCTGGGAAGGACCTAGTTTCCAGTCTTGTATCAG GTTTGCTTACAATCGGTCCACGATTTGGGGGTGCCATTGATGATGCTGCTCGCTACTTCAAGGATGCTCATGATAGG GGGCTTACACCTTACGAGTTTGTTGAAGGTATGAAAAAGAAGGGAATTCGTGTGGCAGGAATAGGGCACAG GATCAAGAATAGGGACAACAAAGATAAAAGAGTCGAGCTATTGCAGAAGTTTGCACGCACACATTTTCCTTCAGTGAAATACATGGAATATGCTGTTCAAGTTGAAACCTACACTCTCACCAAGGCAAATAATTTAGTTCTTAATGTAGATGGGGCAATTGGATCACTTTTCTTAGATCTTCTTGCTGGTAGCGGAATGTTCACCAAGCAAGAGATTGACGAAATTGTTGAGATTGGATATTTGAATGGGCTTTTTGTGCTGGCCCGCTCCATTGGTCTGATCGG GCATACCTTTGACCAGAAGAGATTGAAGCAACCACTATACCGCCACCCATGGGAGGATGTACTCTACACAAAGTGA